From a region of the Paenibacillus sp. FSL R10-2734 genome:
- a CDS encoding DUF6809 family protein, translating into MHPNEHVTSNDPQYLKLSQKTSESIKIWKERLSEEEFDELEALLDLYAQTHGMELTTIFKYGFRLGAGVMIEVLTGEEELASKLSTFMTTPRN; encoded by the coding sequence TTGCATCCAAATGAACATGTCACATCTAATGACCCGCAATACCTTAAGTTAAGCCAAAAAACATCTGAAAGCATAAAAATTTGGAAGGAGCGACTATCCGAGGAAGAGTTCGACGAGTTGGAAGCGTTATTAGACTTATATGCTCAGACTCATGGCATGGAGTTAACAACTATTTTCAAGTATGGATTTCGCTTAGGTGCTGGCGTCATGATCGAGGTCTTAACCGGGGAAGAGGAACTTGCCAGTAAGTTGAGTACTTTCATGACAACCCCCCGTAATTAA
- the ascB gene encoding 6-phospho-beta-glucosidase: MTTAKKGFPENFLWGGATAANQLEGGYNLGGKGLSTADMIAHVPKELRKGGHAMEITSERIEEILSGAIEKLFPKRFGVDFYHRFKEDIALFAEMGFKVFRMSIHWARIFPNGYDETPNEEGLKFYDEVFDELRKYGIEPLVTLSHYETPLALTQKYNGWASREVIGHYVKYAETVFNRYKDKVKYWLTFNEINVMLFSPYTGGGILIDKVENKLQTVYQALHHQFVASAIVTKLAHEIIPGSQVGCMLARMETYPNSCNPEDVRLAQFENQINLYFTDIHARGEYPNYMARYFEENNIVLQKEVGDDEILLNNTVDFISFSYYMTVTKSASADLETTAGNLTGGVKNPYLEASDWGWEIDPIGLRVTLNNFWDRYNKPLFIVENGLGAYDKVEEDGSIHDSYRIDYLSKHIEQMKEAIKDGVDLIGFTSWGPIDLVSMSTSEMSKRYGFIYVDLDDEGNGTLARSKKDSFEWFKQVIASNGEVL, from the coding sequence ATGACAACAGCAAAAAAAGGTTTCCCCGAAAACTTCTTATGGGGAGGAGCGACAGCTGCAAATCAGCTTGAGGGAGGATACAATCTTGGTGGTAAAGGCCTTTCAACAGCAGACATGATTGCTCATGTGCCAAAGGAGCTTCGTAAAGGTGGACATGCGATGGAGATCACCTCAGAGCGCATTGAAGAGATTTTGTCTGGGGCAATTGAAAAGCTCTTTCCTAAGCGATTCGGCGTTGACTTCTACCATCGTTTTAAAGAAGATATCGCGCTGTTTGCAGAAATGGGCTTCAAAGTATTCCGGATGTCCATCCACTGGGCTCGTATCTTCCCGAATGGCTATGATGAGACACCGAATGAAGAAGGTTTGAAATTCTACGATGAAGTATTCGATGAGCTTCGTAAATACGGAATTGAGCCGTTAGTGACGCTGTCACACTATGAAACGCCACTTGCTCTTACTCAAAAATATAATGGTTGGGCAAGCCGCGAAGTGATTGGGCATTATGTGAAGTATGCGGAAACGGTGTTCAATCGTTATAAAGATAAAGTTAAGTACTGGCTGACGTTTAACGAAATTAATGTCATGCTGTTTAGCCCATACACCGGTGGCGGTATTCTGATCGATAAGGTAGAGAACAAACTTCAAACGGTATATCAGGCGCTGCATCATCAATTTGTGGCCAGTGCGATTGTGACAAAACTTGCCCATGAGATTATCCCAGGCTCCCAGGTGGGTTGTATGCTGGCTCGTATGGAAACGTATCCTAACAGCTGCAATCCAGAGGATGTTCGCTTGGCGCAATTCGAGAATCAGATTAACCTGTACTTTACGGATATACATGCGCGTGGTGAATATCCAAATTACATGGCTCGTTACTTTGAAGAGAACAACATCGTTCTGCAAAAAGAAGTAGGCGATGATGAGATTTTGCTGAATAACACGGTTGATTTTATTTCTTTCAGCTATTACATGACCGTAACCAAGTCAGCTTCCGCAGATCTGGAGACAACAGCAGGAAACCTTACTGGAGGGGTTAAAAATCCTTATCTTGAGGCATCTGACTGGGGCTGGGAGATTGACCCGATCGGTCTGCGTGTAACGTTGAACAACTTCTGGGATCGTTACAATAAACCGCTATTCATCGTTGAAAATGGTCTGGGCGCATACGATAAGGTGGAAGAAGATGGATCTATCCATGACTCCTACCGGATTGACTATTTGAGTAAACATATCGAACAGATGAAGGAAGCGATTAAAGATGGTGTGGATTTGATCGGATTCACCAGTTGGGGTCCAATCGATCTTGTCAGTATGTCTACATCAGAAATGTCAAAACGCTACGGCTTCATATATGTGGATCTGGACGATGAAGGGAACGGAACCCTGGCTCGCTCCAAAAAGGATTCCTTCGAATGGTTCAAGCAGGTCATTGCTTCTAATGGAGAAGTATTGTAA